CTTTAATAATCATATGTCCGTGTTGGTGAACGGAAGCGCAACAAAAGAGTTCAAGGTTCAAAGAGGCTTAAGGCAAGGTGATCCCATATCACCTTTCTTATTCGTCCTTGCTATGGAAGATTTAACCGCTTTAACTAAGAAAGCGGTGGAGGTGGGAGAATTTAAGCCTTTCAAGTATGGTGCAAATGACTTTGTGGATATTCtacaatttgcggacgacaccaTCATTCTAGGAGAACCCTCTTATGATAATCTTTGGAGTTTAAAAGTGTTGCTAAGAGGTTTTGAATTGGTTTCCggtttgaagatcaactttcaaaaaagTAATCTTTTTGGAACTCATATTGGAGATTGGTATTTTAAGGCCGCGACAACTTTTCTAGCTTGCAAAAAAGGAAGTTTTCCGTTTAAATTCCTTGGCATTTGGGTAGGAGATGGTGCTTACAAGAAAAAGGTTTGGCAAGACGTGATTGATAACATAAAATCAAGATTATCCAAGTGGAAGGGTAGGAACATATCCATAGGAGGGAGGGTGACTCTCATCGGATCCGTGCTTAATGCTATCCCAATTTTTACACTCTCTTTCTATAAAGCTCCGAGCAACACTCTTCAATCTATTAGAAGTCTTCTTAGCAATTTTTTTGTGGAGCGGGAACGTGAAAACAAGGTGCATCCATTGGGTAAAGTGGGAGAAAATTTGCAagccaaaagaaaaaggagagtTAGGCATTAGAGATGTGGGAGAAATGAACAAATCTCTTCTTCTtgaatggaagtggagaattctaaAGGAGGATAAGGCAATTTGGAGCAATTTTTTACGTTTGAGATATCATAAGCCGAAGATAAAAGTGTTGGCCTCGACCAAGGATCTTTTAAATCAGGACGATTCTAGATGGTGGAGAGATATTGTTATTAATGACTTCAAAGAGGATGATTTGGGAGAAGGATTCACCGAGTGGGTCAAATGTGACTTAAAGAAAGGTAATAACATTCTcttttggcatagttgttggttggtCGATCAACCTCTTCgtgtttactttccgcacttgTTTGATCGTACAACCAACAAATTATGTGTGGTGAATGAAATCATTAATTCAAACAATGGTGACATTTGGTGGAATTGGGAAGCCATTTTTGGAGTTGATGTTTTGATCCATATGGTCCCGAATGCCACTTCCACCGACATGGCCGCAACGGGCACGACAATTGGGGAAGATCTTAAGACTTTATTAGAGCTCCTTCAAGGAGTTGAGTTGGACATATCGGCAaaggatgattttcattgaaATCTCACATCTAATGGGGATTTCACGGTGTCTAGTGTCTCGCAAATGGTGTCTAGTGCAAAAGAGATAGCTTGGACAACCTCCATCATCAAGTTGTTGGATGTTATTTGGAAGACAACCATTCCGGCAAAGATCAagattttttcttggagattcttCATCAATATACTTCCGCTAAAAGATATTCTTGTTAATAGAGGTGTGTCTATCTTAGCTTCCATTGATTGTCCTTTTTGTTCTAATTTTCCGGAATCGTTGGATCACCTTTTTTATCAATGCCAAGTAACAAAGGCAGTTTGGAATAGAATTTATTTGTGGTTGGGCAAGGATGCCAatttttctcaagaggatttcaAGAGCTTCGGGATGATCCAAGAAAAGgtgaaaaacaacaaaattaaagcGATTCTAAACTCTATATGGATAGCTTTGATTTGGTGCACTTGGAAAATGAGAAATACAACCATTTTTTATAGTGGTCTTTTTAGCCATGAGGAGGTGATTTCaaatattatgtttttttcttGGAGATGGGTTAGTAGTAGGGAATCCTCGCGAAGGatcaatttttatgattggtacaaaCTTCCATTACATTGTAACAATTATTCCTAGTGTGTTCTTGATGTAAGGGTTGTACCCCTAGAGCAATATCTTATattaaattgcttattaaaaaaaatgatgcaCCTATATAAAAAACTAAAATGATTTAGATAGTGTGAGTGAAAATTAAATGTATCACCATGCCAGCTCCAATATTCAAGTATTGGATAgttttctcaaccatttgcataTCAACCCGGCCAGATAGATAGAGATATGTTTTGAGCAAATCTCCATGTCTATTCTCCTCAGCAGTCCATGAGCGCGACCATATAGCCCATGGATTGTCGCTTGCACCGGTCTCATCTCCAATCCCATTGGCGTTGTTAAAATATGATTGGTATGTAGGCAATGCTTCTTCAGTGATCATGTTACCCACCAAAACTGCAAGATATTCATCTGGAAGTCCAGCCGTTCGAGCCCTTAAGTCGTTCACCTGATCGATAAACTCGTCTGACGGTAATGCTGAGTTTGGCAAGAAATCATGTGGCTGCCAGCATTCCTCCACAGGTTTGGCCAGTGGCAATACACGTTCGGATACCCAACTCTCTAATGACTTGAAAATTTCTTTCTTCTCAGGAGGCATTGAGTGTGTCTTTTTGGCTTTTAGAATTGTTTTGGATGGAGCATTTAGGTTGCACTGTGTTGGAGTCCAAGAATGTGGTGCTCCTACTTGACTGCACATTGCCATCAACATGGTTTGCTACTATTCTTTTGTTATTATTGATTAGAGAAAACAACTTTTGTTGAAACTAGCTAACCAAGCCACCCTTTATATATATACAGTATATACTCTTTTCGTCTATAATGGTatgattttctttctttcttaacaTAACTTCATTTGCACATGTTCTTTTAACGCATTGATTACATTTAGTACAATAGTAGATAGGTACTcataaatttttgttttattttttttgttgtttagtgGATAAGTGAGATATTATGAGTCTGAACTTCTGTCTCTGCTATTGTATGTTCCATAACTATTAACAGAACTGAATTTCATGACTTCAACTcatttaagtgattttttttggaaaaggcaAAAAAGGCATTAGTATTACCAGAAGCTTGGCATAAGGGACGCCAAAATTCATTTAAGTGATTGAATTCAATATAATGTACAATACcatctcaaaaatattttttttttaactttactaTAATTATGTAACTCTGATTTAAATTATAGGATATAATTTTTTTGCCAATCttttacattttaaaaaatgttattttagcaaaaacaaaattaataattttttttcacttttaaaataaaattgtttattattttttaaaattatacatTTTAACTGTTACTATTATGCACATTACTCCTAAAATATTTTATTCCactttatatttattatactttatatttgtgattatgaGAAACACAAAAGTAATTAATGATGTAGtattataaattttgtttaaataaggtctcataataagtgtcttattaAGATCGGACATATCTACTTTTAAacgataattttaaaattataaataaaataagtttgTTTTTATGGAATCGTGCAATAAAGATCCAATTGTTAATAGTGACGGGGCGAATGTGAAAAAAAAATCGACTATAGGCCATTCAAATCCTAAATTAAGCTTTCAAAGTATTAAACTCTATTACACGACTGTATGTAGAGGTGGCAAACGGTTATGCCCATTCCATTTAGTCTTATCCCGTGAAAGtctgcaagaaaataaaaaaaaatagcggAGCAAGTATAGTTGAGAATGTTGACCTAAAATCTTATTTCGTTTGATTAAAAAATGAGGACGGGACAAGGTTAGTCCGCGCGAACGACACTTTTTAAGATtagaaatacaaaaaaattatgttaatgtCTGCGCTTGCAAATACCTGAAAAAACAGGGTGAACGGGAAGCGTACACATTAGAGAGTGTGTGTCTAAAATATTGATTTGTCTAAAAAAATGTGAGCAAAACGGACATTGCCTAGTGGATCGAACCTTTTTTGCCACCCCAAACTGTTGCATTATAGACAAGCCAAGGTTGTTAAGACCTGACTATTGAACATAAAATCACCAAAACTAATAAAACTTTACCCCATACTCCCACAATTATCCCCCTACCACTACAATTCACCTAATTCGACCAAAATACCCTCTTTATATTATATAGGGTTAAATGACTTTTACCCCCTaccatataggcgtgttttggtttacccccctttaaaaaaaaatttaagacagaccttaaaaaaaaaagatttcatcATTAAATCCCCTATGccatttttttggccaagattcgcCTACGTGGACAAAAACAACTGCTGACTGTGTAATTGTTGTACATGTGACATTTTTTTAATTCCACGTGGAAATtcgatttttttctttttttattttttaaaacattttttattttattttaaattttttttccacgtgagaattttctttcttttgcattttttttaaaatcaattaaataattataaatcgttaaaaaaatttaaaattcgtTAATTTTTCttacaatataattatttaaatatatttataataaaaaataatttaataacgttaatatataattaaaaaaatttataaaataacgtTAATTTATTAACTATAAGTATTACCgcatattcaaataaatttataaaataaataatttatgaagTAGCAGTAAAAAAACATTGTAAATTA
This portion of the Vicia villosa cultivar HV-30 ecotype Madison, WI unplaced genomic scaffold, Vvil1.0 ctg.000493F_1_1, whole genome shotgun sequence genome encodes:
- the LOC131628909 gene encoding stearoyl-[acyl-carrier-protein] 9-desaturase 6, chloroplastic-like, with product MLMAMCSQVGAPHSWTPTQCNLNAPSKTILKAKKTHSMPPEKKEIFKSLESWVSERVLPLAKPVEECWQPHDFLPNSALPSDEFIDQVNDLRARTAGLPDEYLAVLVGNMITEEALPTYQSYFNNANGIGDETGASDNPWAIWSRSWTAEENRHGDLLKTYLYLSGRVDMQMVEKTIQYLNIGAGMVIHLIFTHTI